ACCGAACTGGCGTGCGCGGGACCGACGGCTGCCGCGACGGGGGTGGCGGCCGTCCCCACGGCCTCTCCCCTGCCGGAGCCGCCTGAGTTGCCGGCGCCGTCGGAGGCACCGGGGCCGCCGGAGCCTGCGGGAGGCGACTCGGGCTCGGCCACTAGCAGCCCTTCGAGCTGAAGCTCAGCTTCAGGTTGGGCAGCTTGAACTGCACCGCCGTGCTGGCGTAGTTGTGCTGCCTGACGTGGGTCATGGTGACGGTGTCGGCCTGCTGCCCGAAGACGCCCGGGTTCCCCTTGACCCCGGCCTTGGTGTAGGTGCTGGCGTCCCCGCCGATCTCGATGTTGTTGAACGACGCGTCGCCGGAGAGCAGGTCGGAGTCGGTCGTCAGGTCCTGCGCGCTGACCGGCGTGCCGGCGTCGCCCGCGTGGATCACCAGGTTGATGCCGCCGAGGTCGACGCTCTGGCAGAGGTTGGTGATCTCGGCGTTCTTGATCGCCGACACCGCGACCAGCACCTGACCGCCGGTGTTCCCCTGGTTGGGGCTCTTCGGGATCATGTGGTCCAGGCTGCCGAACTGCTCGAAGCCCTTGCCGTCGAGCTTGTCGGCGGTGATCGTGAACGGCATGCCGGAGATGGCGAAGTTCGCGGCGAGCACGCCCTGTGCGGTGAGCGTCATCAGGACGCCCCCGGCGACGACGGCCGGGACGGCCATCAGCGCGGTGCGCTTCAGACGGACACGTCCTCTTCTCGGCCCGGGCGGTGTGTCGGGTGCCTCGGCCGCCGCGGCGGCCTCCTCGGACATGGCCATGTGTGCTCCCTGTGGGTGGGTTGGGACGGGCAGGCACTGGCACGTCGTCCTGGCGCGGACAGCGTTCCACGGCCGGGCCGGTCGCCCGTCCCTCGGCAGCGGGACGGGAACGGTGGTCGGACCGCGGGTGGAATAACCGAGAAGCTACTGCTCGGTATCGGCCGGGTCAATACGGGTGCACGAAGGATCTTCACCAACCGGCCATGGATCTTGACTGTTCGTCAGTTTTGTTTCCCGCGTTCGGAATTCATCCGTCCGCGAGACCCAGGCGACGGCCGGCCTCGGCCGGCCCGAGGAAGGGCGCGAGACAGAACAGGCTCAACACCGGCAGAAGATCCTCGAGTTCGCCCGTCCTGCCGGAGCCCACCTGCCGGTACACCGCGCTGTAGACGCCGCCCACCACCGCGTCGACCACGGCCTCCACCTCGATCCCGCCCGGCAGTTGCGGCACCTCGGCGAAGAACGCCCGGAACTTCTTGAGGAGTTGATCGCGCTCCCGCCGCCCGGCCGGGCCGACCGCCTCGATCTCGATCACCGCCATGGTCGCGAACGCCGGTACGCCGGCCAGCAGCCGGAGCATCGCGTCGAGCGCCTGCCGAATGCCCGTGCACCAGTCCGGCTCGACCGCGAAGGCCGCCGCCATCCGCCGGATCACCACCCCGGTGCCGTGCCGGTGGGCGGCCAGGAAGGCGTCTTCCTTGCCGCTGAACAGCTCGTAGAACACCGGCCTGGTCACCCCGGCGGCGCGGCAGATGTCGCTGACCGTCGCATGCTGGTAGCCGTGTTCGGCGACGGTGTGGACCAGCCCGTCGAGCAGCCGCTCGCGCTGCGTCGCGGCGACCACGTCCGGGGGCAGCCGGCTGGGGCCGCGCTTGATCGAACGGGCCGGGTCGCGGCCGGTCCGCGCGCCCGGCAGCAGGACCACGTCGGCACCCCCGAAGGAATTTCCCTCCATCACCAACTCCCGCTTTCTGCCTTGACATTGACGCAACAACGGGTTTACAACACTGGCAGGTTTCCAATCGGTGGGCGACCCGGGGAACCTCCAGGGCCCGACGGCCGACTACGCCATCCCGGGCTCCGGGACCACGGCGGACGCTCGCCCGGCGGTGGCAGCCGCCGGCCGGCACCCCACTGCACCGCGCACACCTCCGCCGCAGAGCGGGCCCGTGGCGCCGGGCCCGCCGCGCCGTGGTTCGCGGAGAACCGCACCCGCCATGCCCGCACCCTCCCCCGCCGCGCGCTCCACCACACCCACGGCGGGCGGAAACCCCCACCCGACTCCGCACGGAGAGAGACACCCTCATGCGCATCCGCCGCACCCTAGGAACCGCAGCCCTCGCCGCACTCGCCCTCGCCGCCACCGCCGTCGGCCCCGCCCGGGCCGACGCCTCCGCCGTCCTGACCACCGGCAGCCTCGGCGGCCCGGCCGCGACCGTCGGCGACGTCCTCACCGCCAGCCTGCTGCCCGGCACGTCCGCCACCTTCTACGACAGCGCCACCAGCACCAAGGGCATCAGCTGCGCCGTCTCCTCGTTCTCCGCCACGGTCACCGACAACCCGGCCGCACCCGGCAACGCCGTCGAGCAGCTCAACACCCAGACCTTCGACTCCTGCACGTCCAACGTCATGGGCGTCACCGGCGTCCAGAGCATCACCGTCGACAACCTGTCCTACACCAACACCGTCGGCGACGGCCCCGGCAGCCCGGTCACCCTCGCGCCCGGCGCGGCCGGCCCGATGCAGACCACGGTGGTGCTCAACACCATCCTGGGCAGCGTCAGCTGCGTCTACCAGCAGGCGGCCAGCATCTCCGGCACCACCTCCAACACCGACAACAGCATCGGCTTCGCCGCCCAGCCGTTCGGCCTCAGCTCCGGTTCGAGCCTGTGCTCCTCGACCGGCTACTTCACCGCCACGTACGGCCCCGTCACCGACACCTCCGCTGCGGGCAGCCCGCTGATCTACGTCAACTGACACCCGGCACAAGCGAAACGGCGTCCGGCAACGCGAGGTTGCCGGACGCCGCTCGATGATGACGTATCGTCAGATCGTGAAGACCTGGTCCGAGTACTCCGGGATGCAGTCGAACTGGGTCAGCTTCTGACCGGCTGCGGCCTCCCGCGACCAGCCGGTCATGCACTTGTTGCTCTTGACGTTGCGCAGCTGGTAGCCGCCGCCGCTCACCGGCTCCAGCTTCCACACCTGGTCGACGTACTGCGGGTCGCAGAAGATCTGGACCACCTCGGCGCCGTTGTTCGGCGTCTGCCACGGCACGTAGGCGCACTTGTTGGACTTGACGTTGCGCAGCGAGTAGCCGCCGTCGACCTTCTGGAGGTCCCAGATCTGGTCGACGTACTGGCGGTCGCAGCCGACCTGGACCAGGTTGGCCATGTCCTGCGGCGTCTGCCACGGCACGTAGGCGCACAGGCCGCTGTAGTTGTTCTTCAGCGAGGCCGTGTGCAGCCGGGTGTCGAACACCCAGCTCGCCAGGTCGTCCACCCGGGTCTCCACCGCGCCGGTCCGGGTCTCCGCGCCGGAACCGAGGCAACCACCCTGCCAGGACAGGCTGTTGACGCCAGCCAGCTCCACGCCGCCGCCTGTCGTGGCGCGCAGCGCCGGGCCGCCGGTGTCGCCCTTGCAGATCGCGTCCTTGCCGGCCGTCTTGCCGGTGACGGCGACGGTGGTGGCGGTCGAGGACTGGACGGTGAACGAGGCGCTGTGCAGCGTGTTCGGCACCCACTCGTCCTTGGTGCGGCCGTAGCCGGCCACGGTGAGGGTCTCACCGGCGGTCGGCGCGGCGCCCACCTTGACGGTGGGGATGCCCTGCGCGGGCTGAGCGAGCTTCACCAGCACCAGGTCACGGTCGGCACGCGGCACCAGCTGCGTCACCTCGGACGAGAACCCGGCGTTGGTCGTCAGGTCGGTGCGTCCAACCGTCGCGACCGTCTTCAGCTTCGGCGCACCGGCCTGCAGCGCCTGCGGCTGCGCCGGGTCGTCGGCGAAACAGCTGCTCGCCGTCAGCACCCAGTACGGGTCCACCAGGGAACCGGTGCACGAGCGCTGGCCGCCGATGTCGAGCTTGGTGGTGAACGCGTAGGTGCCGTTCGGCACGCTGTCACCGATCAGGGCGTTGGCCGTACCGGCACTCACCAGGCTGCCGACGACGGCGGCCGAGGCGAGCATCCCCGTCATCCACGCGGCGCGCGGACGTGAGCGAAACACGATGGAACTCCTCGTTACGGAAGTGGAAAGTACGTCGATCTGCTGGACCGGAGCCCTACTTGACGAGGGTGGTGGTGATCTCCAGCGTGGTGAACGAGCGCTGCTGCGGGTCGGTGGTCTCGCCCACGCCGGTCCAGGTGCCCGGCTTCAGGTCCTGGATCTTGGTCTCGGTGCCGGTGACCAGGACCACGCGCGCCGAGTAGTTGACCGGGGTGCTAACGCCCACGGTCGACGGCAGTTCCAGGCTCAGCCGGCCGCTCGCCCCCGTGGTGGTGAAGCAGTACCGGCCGATGTTGATCGGGCGGGCGTCGATCTCCAGCATGCCGGGCGAGCAGGTCGCGGCGAGGATGATGTTGCCGTCGCCGCTCTTCAGCTTGATGCCGCGGTCCTTGAAGATCTGGTCCGCGCCCGGGTAGGCGAAGTCCTCCACGGCCGGCGGCGGCGGAGTGTCGGCCGACGCCGCCGCGGCAACCGCGGCACCGCCGTCGGCCGCGACGGCCCCCACGATGCCCGACACGGCGACCGCGCCGACGATGGTGCCGATGACGGCCGCCCTTGCGATGGAACGCATGAGTAAACCCCCTTGTTGGAAAAGCGAATTGATACAGATTGAGAAAGTAATGGATGCGGCTGTCAGATGATCCAGAACGCCGCGATGCAGAACACGACGAGGGAGACGAGAACCTGCGCCATCATGGCGACCGACCAGGTGGCGTCCTCCGGCTCGCCCTTGCGCTTCGCCTCCATCAACCGTCGTGCCAGCTCCCTGCGGTGGCCGATCATGCCCGCCGCGAACGCCAGCAGCGCAGTCGTGTAGAACACGATCACGGTGGCAGGCTCCTGGTGCCCCACGCGGTAGTAGGCGAAGGCGGTGAGCGCCCCGACGACGGGAGCCAGGGCCGTCCTGATCCGGTACTCCGTGGTGGGCATCCCCGGCACCGCGACCGCCCAGAACACACCCGCCGCCAGAACGGCGATCCACAGCCACGACGCGACGCTCAGCCCCAGCGGAGTCACCGCACACCCCCTCGTTCGGGCTGCGGGGCCCGCGTCGGGCGCGGGCCCCGCAGCTCTGTGCCATCAGGTTCGTTCGACAACGGACAGACTAGTCGTCGTCCCCGAACAGGCTGACGAAGGACGAGACGATGTTGTGCCCCGCGTTCGACAGCTTCTCGCCGACCGACTCGACCACCTTCACGCCTGCCTTGGCCATTTCCCCTCGGCCCCAGGCCATCACGCCGGACACACCGGCGCCGATGCCCGAGAGCGCCGTGGTCGCCGCGGCGAACGTGAACTCGTGGCTGGTGAAGCCGTAGCCGATCCCCTTGTAGAGGCTTCCGAAGACGCCCGCGCCCAGGGATACCACCGTGAGGCCGAGCGCGATGGGCTGTCCGCCCGGAATGACCGCCGCAACGCCCGCCGCAATTCCGGTCCAGGTGCTCACGTTGCCCAGGAAGTCGCCGTAGTCCCGGAACAGCTGCTTGTCGTCCTTCGGCGGCTGACCCGGCGTCGGCTTGCTCACCACCGGGACGGTCACCGAGTCGTTGGCCGGCTGGTTCACCGGGTCGACGTGGTTGTTGGCGTTGGCCTGGGCCTGGGCGGCGGCAGCAGCGGCAGCGGCGGCCTGCTCCTGCTCGCGCTTCTGGGCGGCGATCCCGTTGGCGTCGCTCGCGGCCTGGGCGGCCGCGCTCGCGTCCTTGCCCGCGGCGCTCGCGCTGGCCGCGGCCGCGGCAGCCGAAGCCTTCGCGCTCGACGCCGAGTTCACGGCCTGCTTCGCGGAGGTCGTGGCCTGGGTGGCGGAGTAGTTGGCCTGGCGGTTGGCGCTCTGGGCGGTGGCCGCCGCACTCTTGGCCTTCTGCGCCGACGCGGCCGCAGCGGCAGCGGACGCGTCCGCGGCGGTGGACTTGGCCTTGGCGTCGTCCGCGTACCCCTTCGCCGCCTGGGCCGACTGCTGCGCCTGGCTCGCCCAGTTCGCCGCGTCCTGTGCGGCGCCACGTGCGTTCGCCGCGATCTGGTAGGCGAGCTGGGCGCTCTGGTTGGCGGTGACCGCGTCCTTCGCCGCGTTGGAGATCATCGCCAGCACGGAGGACACGTGCGCGTCGGTGTCGGCGTCCTTCTGGGCCGCCTTGAACTGCGTCTTCGAGACGAAGTCGTGCTGCATCCAGGACGGTCCGGCCAGCGCGACCGCGCCCGCCGCCTGCACGTTCGGCCCGCCGCTGGTCACGATCCCGATGGCGGCCACCCGGTCGTCCTCGGCGAGCGCCTTGGCGTAACCGCTGGACAGGAACGCGGCCATGACGGGCACGCTGCCGTCGCTCAGGGCCGCGCCGCCGTCCCGCTGGAGGGCCTTGCCGCCGCCGGTGATCAGCCGGAGGATCTGCATCCGCATGTCGTCGGACTGGGCCTGGAGCGCGCCGCCGCTGAGGAAGGCCTCGACCGCCTTGGGGTCGGTGCTCTCCAGTGACTTCTGGGCGGCGCTCGCGAGGGTCGCGTTGCCGACCTTCGAGACGGCGACGATCTTCTCGCGGTCGTCCATGCGCATGCTGCGCTGGTAGTCCGTCTTCGCCCAGCTCACCACGGCCTCGTCCGGCCCGGCGAGGGCGGCCTGGGCCGAGGCACGGGTCCAGGCGCCGGTGGACTTCAGCAGGTTGACCGCCGCCGCCCGGCCGGCCTTCGCAGCCGTCCTGGTGTCGGCGCCGGGAGCCGCCGCCTGCTTGACGAGGTCCTTCGTCGCACCGTCCTGCGTGGCGGCCTCGGTCTGCTGCTGGTCGAAGCGGACCTGGGTGGCCTGCTCGTCCTTGAGGAGGAGGTCGGCCTGGGTGACGCCGAGCAGCTTGTCCGCCTCCAGCTTCGCCGTCTCGGCGTCGCGGGCGAGCTTCTCGATGTTCTGGGCCTGCGTGACCGCGTCGGACGCGGTCTTGGCGGCGGCTGCCGCGGCGTCCGCGTGCCGGCCCGCGATGTCCGCCCAGTTCTGGGCCTGCCCGGCCGCGTTGGCCGAGTCGTCGGCGGCCTTGGCGGCCTTCTCGGCGTGGTCGGCGGCGGCGTTGGCCCGGACGTTGGCCTCGCTGGCGGCCGCGGCGGCCGAGGTGGCGAGGTTCTCGGCTCGGGTGGCCGCGGCGGTGGCCGCGTTGGCCGCGTTGCGCGCCGTCGTGGCCGCGTTGCGGGCACGGGCCGCCTGGGTGGTGGCCGCCCCGGCCGAGCTCGCGGCCTGTGCGCTGGCCTCGGCGGCAGCGGCGGCGTTGTTCGCGGCGCGGGCCGCGGCGGAGCCGGCCTGGCCCGCCCTGGTACCGGCCTCGGCGGCGCTGGCGGCGGCCGCCGCAGCGTCCCGGGCACCGGCGGCCGCGTCGCGAGCGCCCTGGGCGGCTTCGCGGGCGGCCTTGGCCTGGCTCGCGTCGCCCGCGGCGCCGGCCGCGGCGTTGTAGGCGCGGCTGGCGGCCTGGCCTGCGGCAGCTGCGGCGGACGCGGCCGAGCGGGCCGCGGTGGCGGCCGTCTGCGCCGCCGACACCGCCGTGTTGGAGGCGTCGATCGCGGTCTTGGCGGCCTGCGCGGCGGCCTGGGCTGCCTGGGCTGCCTTGTTGGCAGCAGCGCCCGTCTTGTCCGCGTCGTCCTTGGCCGCGGCGGCCTCGGCGGCGGCCGTCTGCGCGGCCTGCTTGGCCTGCGCGGCGGCGGCTTCGGCCTGGTCGCCGGCCTCCTTGGCGGCGGCGGTCTCGGTCTGGGCCCGCTTGGTGGCGTCGCTCGCGGCCTGGGCGAGCTGCTTGACGGACAGCGTCTCCTGGTCCCTGGCCTGGGCCAGGTACTGGCCGCTGCGCAGGAACTCGCGAATGTCGGCGGGGGTGCCGTTGAGCACCCGGTTGGCCTGCTTGGTGAACTCCGCGCCGGTGTAGACGCCCATCAGCCGCAGGACGGCGACGCGGTCGTCCTCCTCCTGCGCCTTGAACCGGCCACTGGTCAGGAAGTCGTCCATGGCCTGGGCCGTGCCGTCGTCGAGCGCCTTGCCACCGGCCGTCCGGACGCCGGCGTCAGCGCCGGTGATGACGGACAGGATCGCCACCCGGCGGTCGTCCATCATCGGGTTCTGCCAGCCGCTGGTGACGAACGCGTGGACGTCGGCGTCCGAGCCGCTCAGCGCCTTCGACGCGGCGTCACGCACGCCCTTGCCCGTGTTGCTCAGCATTGCGATGACGGCGAACCGCTCGTCCGATGCCTGGGCACGGGCGAGCGTACTGGTCAGGAAGGTCGTGATGTCGGCGTCCGAGCCGCGCAGCGCCTTCTCGGCCTCGTCGCGAACGGCGAGGCCGCCGCCCGTCCAGGCGTCGACCACCCGTGATCGGTATTCGGCCGGCATCGGCGCCGGGCCGGCGTCGGACGGAAGCGCCTGGGCGACCGTGGTCCCCGCCATCGTCGCAGCCAGGGCGAACGCGGTCGCCGTCAGCAAGCGGGCACGTAAACGCTTGCGGGGTGTTCCCGCGCTCTTGGGTATGTCCGTCATATCCCCTCTTCCCCCGGGCCGTCACGGCCCCCTTGCACCAGGACAGTTGTCATGGCAGCAATAAGATCCTAGGGCCGCTGAAGCCCCATTAGCTTCGGATACGGACCTCATATCCATGCAATAAATCTCGCCAACCAATGGCAAAGAACGGGAATGACCACACCTGTCCGGTTCGTACACATCCACGCACCGCCGCACCTGACCCCGAGACAGCGAAGCGACCGGCCGGTAGGGTGCTGGCCGACGGTCACGGCGAGGCGGAAACGGAGCGGGGATGAACGGGGACGGAACGGGGTTCTTCACGTCGGTGGCGGACGCCGCACGGCAGTTGGCCGCGACGGGCTACCTCGCCTCCACGGCGGTGGCGACCACGGTGTTCCTGGCCGACCGGCTGGGCAAGCCGCTGCTGGTCGAGGGGCCGGCCGGGGTCGGCAAGACCGAACTCGCCAAGGCATTGGCCGAAATCGGTCGCGCCCGACTGGTCCGGTTGCAGTGTTATGAAGGCATCGACGAGGCCCGCGCCCTCTACGAGTGGAACCACGCCAAGCAGTTGCTGCGGATCACCGCCGGGCGTGACGAGAGCTGGGACGACGCCCGCACCGACATCTTCGGCGAGGAGTTCCTGCTCACCCGCCCCCTGCTGACCGCGATCCGCGGCGACGAGCCGACGGTGCTGCTGATCGACGAGATGGACAAGGCCGACGTCGAGGTGGAGGCGCTGCTGCTGGAGGTGCTCAGCGACTTCCAGGTGACGGTGCCCGAGTTGGGCACCATCACGGCGAGCCGCCGCCCGTTCGTGCTGCTCACGTCCAACGCCACCCGGGAGCTGTCGGAGGCGCTGCGCCGCCGCTGCCTCTTTCTCCACCTCGACTACCCGGACGCGGAGTTGGAGCGCCGGATTGTCCGGCTGAAGGTGCCCGGCCTGGACGAGACGCTGGCCGCGTCGCT
The nucleotide sequence above comes from Streptomyces kaniharaensis. Encoded proteins:
- a CDS encoding DUF6230 family protein; this encodes MAMSEEAAAAAEAPDTPPGPRRGRVRLKRTALMAVPAVVAGGVLMTLTAQGVLAANFAISGMPFTITADKLDGKGFEQFGSLDHMIPKSPNQGNTGGQVLVAVSAIKNAEITNLCQSVDLGGINLVIHAGDAGTPVSAQDLTTDSDLLSGDASFNNIEIGGDASTYTKAGVKGNPGVFGQQADTVTMTHVRQHNYASTAVQFKLPNLKLSFSSKGC
- a CDS encoding TetR/AcrR family transcriptional regulator, translating into MEGNSFGGADVVLLPGARTGRDPARSIKRGPSRLPPDVVAATQRERLLDGLVHTVAEHGYQHATVSDICRAAGVTRPVFYELFSGKEDAFLAAHRHGTGVVIRRMAAAFAVEPDWCTGIRQALDAMLRLLAGVPAFATMAVIEIEAVGPAGRRERDQLLKKFRAFFAEVPQLPGGIEVEAVVDAVVGGVYSAVYRQVGSGRTGELEDLLPVLSLFCLAPFLGPAEAGRRLGLADG
- a CDS encoding Tat pathway signal sequence domain protein, whose translation is MRIRRTLGTAALAALALAATAVGPARADASAVLTTGSLGGPAATVGDVLTASLLPGTSATFYDSATSTKGISCAVSSFSATVTDNPAAPGNAVEQLNTQTFDSCTSNVMGVTGVQSITVDNLSYTNTVGDGPGSPVTLAPGAAGPMQTTVVLNTILGSVSCVYQQAASISGTTSNTDNSIGFAAQPFGLSSGSSLCSSTGYFTATYGPVTDTSAAGSPLIYVN
- a CDS encoding trypsin-like serine protease; this encodes MFRSRPRAAWMTGMLASAAVVGSLVSAGTANALIGDSVPNGTYAFTTKLDIGGQRSCTGSLVDPYWVLTASSCFADDPAQPQALQAGAPKLKTVATVGRTDLTTNAGFSSEVTQLVPRADRDLVLVKLAQPAQGIPTVKVGAAPTAGETLTVAGYGRTKDEWVPNTLHSASFTVQSSTATTVAVTGKTAGKDAICKGDTGGPALRATTGGGVELAGVNSLSWQGGCLGSGAETRTGAVETRVDDLASWVFDTRLHTASLKNNYSGLCAYVPWQTPQDMANLVQVGCDRQYVDQIWDLQKVDGGYSLRNVKSNKCAYVPWQTPNNGAEVVQIFCDPQYVDQVWKLEPVSGGGYQLRNVKSNKCMTGWSREAAAGQKLTQFDCIPEYSDQVFTI
- a CDS encoding ALF repeat-containing protein; translated protein: MTDIPKSAGTPRKRLRARLLTATAFALAATMAGTTVAQALPSDAGPAPMPAEYRSRVVDAWTGGGLAVRDEAEKALRGSDADITTFLTSTLARAQASDERFAVIAMLSNTGKGVRDAASKALSGSDADVHAFVTSGWQNPMMDDRRVAILSVITGADAGVRTAGGKALDDGTAQAMDDFLTSGRFKAQEEDDRVAVLRLMGVYTGAEFTKQANRVLNGTPADIREFLRSGQYLAQARDQETLSVKQLAQAASDATKRAQTETAAAKEAGDQAEAAAAQAKQAAQTAAAEAAAAKDDADKTGAAANKAAQAAQAAAQAAKTAIDASNTAVSAAQTAATAARSAASAAAAAGQAASRAYNAAAGAAGDASQAKAAREAAQGARDAAAGARDAAAAAASAAEAGTRAGQAGSAAARAANNAAAAAEASAQAASSAGAATTQAARARNAATTARNAANAATAAATRAENLATSAAAAASEANVRANAAADHAEKAAKAADDSANAAGQAQNWADIAGRHADAAAAAAKTASDAVTQAQNIEKLARDAETAKLEADKLLGVTQADLLLKDEQATQVRFDQQQTEAATQDGATKDLVKQAAAPGADTRTAAKAGRAAAVNLLKSTGAWTRASAQAALAGPDEAVVSWAKTDYQRSMRMDDREKIVAVSKVGNATLASAAQKSLESTDPKAVEAFLSGGALQAQSDDMRMQILRLITGGGKALQRDGGAALSDGSVPVMAAFLSSGYAKALAEDDRVAAIGIVTSGGPNVQAAGAVALAGPSWMQHDFVSKTQFKAAQKDADTDAHVSSVLAMISNAAKDAVTANQSAQLAYQIAANARGAAQDAANWASQAQQSAQAAKGYADDAKAKSTAADASAAAAAASAQKAKSAAATAQSANRQANYSATQATTSAKQAVNSASSAKASAAAAAASASAAGKDASAAAQAASDANGIAAQKREQEQAAAAAAAAAQAQANANNHVDPVNQPANDSVTVPVVSKPTPGQPPKDDKQLFRDYGDFLGNVSTWTGIAAGVAAVIPGGQPIALGLTVVSLGAGVFGSLYKGIGYGFTSHEFTFAAATTALSGIGAGVSGVMAWGRGEMAKAGVKVVESVGEKLSNAGHNIVSSFVSLFGDDD
- a CDS encoding AAA family ATPase, with protein sequence MNGDGTGFFTSVADAARQLAATGYLASTAVATTVFLADRLGKPLLVEGPAGVGKTELAKALAEIGRARLVRLQCYEGIDEARALYEWNHAKQLLRITAGRDESWDDARTDIFGEEFLLTRPLLTAIRGDEPTVLLIDEMDKADVEVEALLLEVLSDFQVTVPELGTITASRRPFVLLTSNATRELSEALRRRCLFLHLDYPDAELERRIVRLKVPGLDETLAASLVRVVGALRAMELRKAPSVAETIDWARTLLALGADTLDEAVVQDTLGVILKHQDDVRKATRKLTVA